In Hyphomicrobiales bacterium, a single window of DNA contains:
- a CDS encoding HD domain-containing protein — protein sequence MGFSEFVYPGATHTRFAHVLGAMQMARRMLDAFEKAYIFKGNAEHAKMRKATIAAALLHDIGHGPYSHVFEEISSSLNIDEEHEAITRKIVEETEIKDILEQQGIIDEVVKFFSEEPGYSPYTTIISSQMDCDRLDFLARDRYHTGIQSSAIDLAWLFDSLRIEEVPIDPIKGQKEFSFVVLEKGIGSAEEFVISYMKMYKEVYFHKTTRAVQHVVRDCLREFVTSNADSEIAKSQKIFRYFLEKGSRDLDNYLQLDDTSIIHALHSISEGKFGSATSLAKRYFSRDLYKCLELPASNSGAVKSNLAMKFVDALKNEKIDFVPDVIPAKSYKQYAVMEKNFLKNILIKKDGEPQSLGEVSNIVKSLGEKSARLYFKSDDDRSKAIELLKKCQSA from the coding sequence TTGGGGTTTTCTGAATTCGTCTATCCTGGAGCCACGCACACGCGTTTTGCCCATGTCCTAGGCGCCATGCAAATGGCCCGAAGAATGCTGGACGCATTCGAAAAGGCCTATATCTTCAAAGGCAATGCCGAACATGCAAAGATGCGCAAAGCGACTATTGCGGCCGCTTTGCTACATGATATTGGGCACGGTCCATATTCACATGTATTCGAAGAAATTTCTTCTAGCCTTAATATTGATGAAGAACACGAGGCAATAACACGAAAAATAGTTGAAGAAACAGAGATCAAAGACATCCTGGAACAACAGGGAATAATTGATGAGGTAGTAAAGTTCTTCAGTGAAGAGCCAGGTTACTCACCATACACGACTATAATTTCTAGCCAAATGGATTGCGACCGCTTAGATTTTCTTGCGAGAGATCGCTATCATACTGGAATTCAGTCATCCGCAATCGACCTAGCTTGGTTGTTCGACAGCTTGCGAATCGAAGAAGTGCCAATTGATCCCATAAAGGGACAAAAAGAATTCTCATTTGTTGTTTTGGAAAAAGGAATTGGCTCAGCAGAAGAATTTGTTATCTCATACATGAAGATGTACAAGGAAGTATACTTCCACAAAACTACTCGAGCCGTGCAACATGTCGTTCGAGACTGTCTCCGAGAATTTGTAACATCGAACGCAGATTCAGAAATTGCCAAGTCTCAGAAAATATTTCGGTACTTTCTAGAAAAGGGAAGTCGGGACCTTGATAACTACCTACAACTTGATGACACATCTATTATACATGCTCTCCACTCCATATCCGAGGGAAAATTCGGTTCTGCCACCAGTTTGGCTAAGAGATATTTCTCACGAGACCTTTACAAATGCCTTGAACTTCCCGCTTCCAACTCAGGTGCGGTAAAGTCAAATCTTGCGATGAAATTTGTAGACGCGCTAAAGAATGAGAAGATTGATTTTGTTCCAGATGTAATTCCGGCAAAATCCTACAAACAATACGCCGTCATGGAAAAAAACTTCCTCAAAAACATATTGATCAAGAAAGATGGCGAGCCCCAGTCTTTGGGCGAAGTAAGCAACATTGTCAAATCACTAGGTGAAAAGAGCGCAAGATTATACTTCAAGTCCGATGATGATCGCAGCAAAGCGATTGAACTACTAAAAAAATGTCAGTCTGCTTAG
- a CDS encoding ABC transporter permease codes for MSARGELPGWADVALIPVLNLVVALLVSGIVVLIIGESPMEAMWIMLKGAVGSIKGWSYLLYYSTNFIFTGLAVAVAFHAGLFNIGGEGQAYIAGLGATMTGLGLEFLPWPIVIPLAVLMSALFGAFWGWVPGYLQAWRGSHIVITTIMFNFIASSLMVYFINYWLRPVGKMAVESRAVGNFDFSTFDLTGAYIPSLRELSLAIFGYRLPSSPLNPTFLFALAVAWGVWYLLWRTKLGYEIRAVGANTDAAIYAGIRPQKIIMVTMAISGGLAGLVAVNEVLGAQHRLVLEYVQGAGFVGIAVALMGRSHPVGIVLAAMLFGLLYQGGTELSFAKPEINRDMIVVIQGLVILFMGALEQTFRPWLEALFFRAED; via the coding sequence ATGTCGGCCCGTGGCGAACTTCCCGGCTGGGCGGATGTGGCGCTCATTCCTGTGCTCAACCTCGTGGTGGCGCTCCTCGTCTCCGGCATCGTCGTGCTCATCATCGGCGAAAGCCCGATGGAAGCCATGTGGATCATGCTGAAGGGAGCTGTCGGCTCCATCAAGGGCTGGAGTTACCTGCTCTACTATTCCACCAACTTCATCTTCACCGGCCTCGCCGTGGCGGTGGCCTTCCACGCCGGACTGTTCAACATCGGCGGCGAGGGCCAAGCCTACATCGCGGGGCTCGGCGCCACGATGACGGGCTTGGGCCTTGAATTCCTGCCCTGGCCCATCGTCATTCCGCTGGCGGTGCTGATGTCCGCCCTGTTCGGTGCTTTCTGGGGCTGGGTGCCGGGCTACCTGCAGGCCTGGCGCGGCAGCCACATCGTGATCACCACGATCATGTTCAACTTCATCGCCTCCAGCCTGATGGTGTACTTCATCAACTACTGGCTCCGGCCCGTGGGCAAGATGGCGGTGGAAAGCCGCGCCGTGGGCAACTTCGACTTCTCCACCTTCGACCTGACCGGTGCCTATATTCCGAGCCTCCGCGAACTCTCCCTGGCCATCTTCGGCTACCGCCTGCCCTCGTCGCCGCTCAACCCCACCTTCCTCTTCGCCCTCGCCGTGGCATGGGGCGTCTGGTACCTGCTGTGGCGCACCAAGCTCGGCTATGAAATCCGCGCGGTGGGCGCCAACACCGATGCGGCGATCTACGCCGGCATCCGCCCGCAGAAGATCATCATGGTGACCATGGCGATTTCCGGTGGTCTTGCGGGGCTTGTTGCGGTGAACGAAGTGCTCGGTGCCCAGCACCGCCTCGTGCTGGAATACGTGCAGGGCGCGGGCTTCGTCGGCATTGCCGTGGCGCTGATGGGCCGTTCGCATCCCGTGGGCATCGTGCTCGCCGCCATGCTGTTCGGCCTGCTCTACCAGGGCGGCACCGAACTCTCTTTCGCCAAGCCCGAAATCAACCGCGACATGATCGTGGTGATCCAGGGCCTCGTCATCCTGTTCATGGGCGCGCTGGAGCAGACCTTCCGGCCCTGGCTCGAAGCCCTCTTCTTCCGGGCGGAGGACTGA
- a CDS encoding PhzF family phenazine biosynthesis protein, with amino-acid sequence MKLTFHTLDVFTARKFGGNPLAVVLGADALTTEQMQSICREFNLSETSFVMAPEDPAHTAKVRIFFPGGEMPFAGHPTLGTAALLASLKHKPGCSFETTIMLELPAGLTPVRVSRIADRVHGVFTAPVVPFHAPVTLPSLEETAQALNLDPADIGFDGHGLASLEGGPRFFYVPVKSRALLEKAKVLEPYWSNVIKPMNGVDAAYLYTRGGDGSATAFRARMYAPTGGIPEDPATGSATALLAAQLLTAERLADGKHTWQLEQGYEMGRPSDLTLEADVKQGTLTAVRVGGCAVSMMNGVLDI; translated from the coding sequence ATGAAGCTCACATTCCATACCCTCGATGTTTTCACCGCGCGCAAGTTTGGCGGCAATCCTTTGGCTGTTGTTCTGGGGGCCGATGCTCTCACCACGGAGCAGATGCAGAGCATCTGCCGCGAGTTCAATCTCTCCGAAACCAGTTTCGTGATGGCGCCCGAAGATCCCGCGCACACGGCCAAGGTCCGCATCTTCTTTCCGGGCGGCGAGATGCCGTTTGCGGGACACCCGACGCTTGGCACGGCGGCGCTGCTCGCGTCGTTGAAGCACAAGCCGGGATGCAGCTTCGAGACCACCATCATGCTTGAACTGCCGGCGGGCCTCACACCGGTGCGGGTAAGCCGCATTGCCGACCGCGTGCATGGCGTCTTCACCGCGCCCGTCGTGCCGTTCCACGCCCCGGTGACGCTGCCGTCTCTGGAAGAAACAGCCCAGGCGCTCAACCTTGATCCCGCCGACATCGGCTTCGACGGCCACGGCCTCGCCTCGCTGGAAGGGGGCCCGCGCTTCTTTTATGTCCCGGTGAAGAGCCGCGCCCTTCTGGAAAAGGCAAAGGTTCTCGAACCTTACTGGTCGAACGTTATAAAACCCATGAACGGGGTTGATGCGGCCTATCTCTACACAAGGGGTGGCGATGGCTCGGCCACGGCCTTCCGCGCGCGCATGTACGCCCCGACTGGGGGCATTCCCGAAGATCCGGCCACGGGCTCGGCGACCGCACTCCTCGCAGCACAACTCCTCACCGCCGAGCGCCTCGCCGACGGCAAACACACGTGGCAACTGGAGCAGGGTTATGAAATGGGCCGGCCGTCTGATCTCACCTTGGAAGCGGACGTGAAACAGGGCACACTCACGGCCGTGCGTGTCGGGGGCTGCGCCGTTTCCATGATGAACGGAGTGCTCGACATATGA
- the leuA gene encoding 2-isopropylmalate synthase, translating into MMINPAEKYRAYTPVNLPDRQWPSRSITKPPIWCSVDLRDGNQSLIEPMGHERKMRMWNALVKMGFKEIEIGFPSASQTDFDFCRHLIDNKCIPDDVTIQVLVQCREELIRRTFEGIRGAKSAIVHFYNSTSELQRRVVFQKDRQGIIDIAVSGAKLIRKLADESGMTDAIRFEYSPESFTGTELDYAVAICEAVMDEIRPTPAKPLILNLPATVEMSTPNIHADQIEWFCRTIKNRSSVIISLHPHNDRGSAVAATELGLLAGADRVEGTLFGNGERTGNVDIVTLAMNLFTQGVNPGLDCSNINELVRMAEYCNQLPIHPRHPYAGELVFTAFSGSHQDAINKGFKHMKGSNAPLWEVPYLPVDPMDLGRSYEAVVRINSQSGKGGIAYIMETEHGIELPRRLQIEFSKVVQAIADGEGVEVEASRLWNAFEREYLDGNGRYGFVEHSVKAGAGEKGEQAVTARITVDGKAKTIKGLGNGPVDGFVDALRKESGVAFDVADYREHAMGHGANATAVAYVELRLADGSTLFGVGIDKNIVVASLKAVMSGVNRAARRA; encoded by the coding sequence ATGATGATCAATCCCGCCGAGAAATACCGCGCCTATACGCCGGTCAATTTGCCCGACCGCCAGTGGCCGTCGCGCTCCATCACCAAACCGCCCATCTGGTGTTCCGTCGACCTCCGCGACGGCAACCAGTCGCTGATCGAACCCATGGGCCACGAGCGCAAGATGCGCATGTGGAACGCGCTGGTGAAGATGGGCTTCAAGGAAATCGAGATCGGCTTCCCCAGCGCCTCGCAGACGGATTTCGATTTCTGCCGCCACCTCATCGACAACAAGTGCATCCCCGATGACGTGACCATCCAGGTGCTCGTGCAGTGCCGCGAGGAACTGATCCGCCGCACCTTCGAGGGCATTCGCGGGGCCAAGTCGGCGATCGTGCATTTCTACAATTCGACCAGCGAACTGCAGCGCCGCGTCGTCTTCCAGAAGGACCGCCAGGGCATCATCGACATCGCCGTCTCGGGCGCGAAGCTCATCCGCAAGCTTGCCGATGAAAGCGGCATGACGGACGCCATCCGCTTCGAATATTCGCCGGAGAGCTTCACCGGCACGGAACTCGATTACGCCGTCGCCATCTGCGAAGCTGTCATGGACGAAATCAGGCCGACGCCCGCCAAGCCCCTGATCCTCAATCTCCCGGCGACGGTGGAGATGTCGACGCCCAACATCCACGCCGACCAGATCGAATGGTTCTGCCGTACGATCAAGAACCGCTCCTCGGTCATCATCTCGCTCCATCCGCACAACGACCGCGGCAGCGCCGTGGCCGCCACCGAACTCGGCCTGCTGGCCGGGGCGGACCGCGTCGAGGGCACGCTCTTCGGCAACGGCGAGCGCACCGGCAACGTCGACATCGTGACGCTGGCCATGAACCTGTTCACGCAAGGGGTGAACCCGGGCCTCGACTGCTCGAACATCAACGAACTCGTGCGCATGGCGGAATACTGCAACCAGCTGCCCATCCATCCGCGCCACCCCTACGCGGGCGAACTCGTCTTCACCGCGTTTTCGGGCTCGCACCAGGACGCCATCAACAAGGGCTTCAAGCACATGAAGGGCTCGAACGCGCCCCTGTGGGAAGTGCCCTATCTCCCCGTCGATCCGATGGACCTCGGGCGCAGCTACGAGGCCGTGGTGCGCATCAACTCGCAGAGCGGCAAGGGCGGCATCGCCTACATCATGGAGACGGAACACGGCATCGAGTTGCCGCGCCGCCTGCAGATCGAATTCTCCAAGGTGGTGCAGGCGATCGCCGATGGCGAGGGCGTGGAGGTGGAAGCCTCGCGCCTGTGGAACGCCTTCGAGCGCGAATACCTCGATGGCAACGGCCGTTATGGCTTCGTTGAGCACAGCGTGAAGGCGGGTGCGGGCGAGAAGGGCGAGCAGGCCGTCACCGCCAGGATCACCGTCGATGGCAAGGCCAAGACCATCAAGGGCCTCGGCAACGGCCCGGTCGATGGCTTCGTCGATGCGCTGCGCAAGGAAAGCGGTGTCGCCTTCGATGTCGCCGACTACCGCGAGCACGCCATGGGCCACGGCGCCAACGCCACGGCGGTCGCCTACGTCGAACTCCGCCTCGCCGATGGCTCAACCCTGTTCGGCGTCGGCATCGACAAGAACATCGTGGTGGCCAGCCTCAAAGCCGTGATGAGTGGCGTGAACCGGGCGGCAAGGCGCGCCTGA
- a CDS encoding DUF1499 domain-containing protein, whose protein sequence is MKTLRRILGGVALLGVVGAGVFAAMGPARVWDWFGAADLGPVDFATLQRRATGNDALACPDGLCGARADQVTALYPVPAVALRQAFSKAIAGEPRVTIVAADEAALTDRYIQRTALMGFPDTIVVQYFDRPGGQSTLALSSRSRFGKGDMGVNRARVARWLALLAAQVRPLP, encoded by the coding sequence GTGAAAACCCTTCGCCGGATTCTGGGCGGCGTGGCGCTGCTCGGCGTGGTGGGTGCGGGCGTGTTCGCTGCCATGGGGCCGGCGCGGGTGTGGGATTGGTTCGGTGCGGCGGATCTGGGGCCCGTCGATTTCGCCACGCTGCAGCGGCGCGCCACCGGCAATGATGCGCTGGCCTGTCCGGACGGGCTGTGCGGCGCGCGGGCGGATCAGGTGACGGCGCTGTACCCTGTGCCCGCCGTGGCCCTGCGGCAGGCGTTTTCCAAGGCGATTGCGGGCGAACCCCGTGTCACCATCGTTGCGGCGGATGAGGCGGCGCTCACCGACCGCTATATCCAGCGCACGGCGCTCATGGGTTTTCCCGATACCATCGTGGTGCAGTATTTCGACCGGCCGGGCGGGCAATCGACGCTGGCGCTGTCGTCGCGCTCGCGGTTCGGCAAGGGGGACATGGGCGTCAACCGCGCCCGCGTGGCGCGCTGGCTGGCGCTGCTGGCGGCGCAGGTGCGGCCGCTGCCGTGA
- a CDS encoding DUF2269 family protein yields MTLHQILLALHILAAALGVGLGFGNAYNARLAERQTGDVARGLAMHRLAMLPFTDGAIAVLILSGGALLATGSVPAASLWFNIKMAMVVALLVFYVMLRLTVRQLRKGGPTPALAQRLKVISPLLGLSSVLIVVFAVLAFEV; encoded by the coding sequence ATGACCCTGCATCAAATTCTCCTTGCCCTGCACATTCTCGCCGCCGCCCTTGGCGTGGGGCTTGGCTTCGGCAATGCCTACAACGCGCGGCTCGCGGAAAGGCAGACGGGCGACGTGGCCCGCGGACTCGCCATGCACCGCCTTGCCATGCTGCCCTTCACCGACGGGGCGATTGCCGTGCTGATCCTCAGCGGCGGCGCACTGCTGGCCACCGGCAGCGTTCCCGCTGCCTCGCTGTGGTTCAACATCAAGATGGCAATGGTCGTCGCACTGCTGGTGTTCTACGTGATGCTGCGGCTCACCGTGCGGCAATTGCGCAAGGGCGGCCCCACACCCGCGCTGGCCCAGCGGCTGAAAGTGATCAGTCCACTGCTCGGCCTGTCGTCGGTGCTGATTGTGGTGTTCGCCGTGCTGGCGTTCGAGGTCTAG
- a CDS encoding DUF1150 family protein produces the protein MDKTLAKLDDAALAALGGGVIGYVKEIEGSDAERLLGDRINVSPKAKLFCLYNADGSPISISGSREAAITSAMEHEMVAASVH, from the coding sequence ATGGACAAGACACTTGCCAAACTCGACGATGCGGCTCTCGCGGCACTTGGCGGCGGCGTGATCGGCTATGTCAAGGAAATCGAAGGCTCTGATGCGGAGCGGCTGCTGGGCGACAGGATCAATGTCTCGCCCAAGGCCAAGCTGTTCTGTCTCTACAACGCCGACGGCTCGCCCATTTCCATCTCCGGCTCCCGCGAAGCCGCCATCACCTCGGCCATGGAACACGAAATGGTGGCCGCCAGCGTGCACTGA
- a CDS encoding amino acid permease produces MSNATTEKIEKISLLRVLGPAHVWALGVGIVLVGEYMGWNFGVGKGGAYAALIACWFAGLLYTCVAMIDSEVTSTVAAAGGQYTQAKHIIGPLMAFNVGLYLVFAYTMLEAGNAITIGFLVDTVANMAGHSGIDQRPFIILSIMFLAWLNYRGVLATLNFNLVITAIAFIAIILLFLGVMPWSAASPLKHADLLSGQAALPYGWIGIVAAMHFGLWYYLGIEGTTQAAEEVRSPARALPFGTMAGIITLLIAATLTWYVCAGLMPWEYLGQAGVPLFDAGRLSGSTFLLVLLGIGTLFSTLASANGCINDASRAWFAMGRDHYLPAWFGAVHPKYRTPYRSIIFLVPIALVFALGAPLDQVITFSILSGLLEYTFMPINVILFRRKWPLDTIKRGYEHPFHPVPALVLLTLCAVTYFAVFLGYGTQLIAMVGFYIVVSLWFHFWRYRFVKRGDQFTMPWPRPRGY; encoded by the coding sequence ATGTCAAACGCAACAACAGAAAAAATCGAGAAGATCAGTCTTCTGCGCGTTCTCGGCCCGGCCCACGTCTGGGCGCTGGGTGTCGGCATCGTGCTCGTCGGCGAATACATGGGCTGGAACTTCGGCGTCGGCAAGGGCGGCGCTTACGCAGCCCTGATCGCCTGCTGGTTTGCCGGCCTGCTCTACACCTGCGTCGCCATGATCGACTCGGAAGTGACCTCCACGGTCGCGGCCGCCGGTGGTCAGTATACGCAGGCCAAACACATCATCGGCCCGCTGATGGCCTTCAACGTCGGCCTCTATCTGGTGTTCGCCTACACCATGCTGGAAGCAGGCAATGCCATCACCATCGGCTTCCTCGTGGATACGGTGGCGAACATGGCCGGACACAGCGGCATCGACCAAAGGCCGTTCATCATCCTGTCCATCATGTTCCTGGCCTGGCTGAACTACCGCGGCGTTCTCGCCACGCTGAACTTCAACCTTGTCATCACCGCCATTGCCTTCATTGCGATCATCCTGCTCTTCCTCGGCGTCATGCCGTGGAGTGCTGCCTCGCCCCTGAAGCACGCCGATCTTCTCTCCGGACAGGCCGCCTTGCCGTATGGATGGATTGGCATCGTGGCGGCCATGCACTTCGGCCTCTGGTACTATCTCGGCATCGAGGGCACGACCCAGGCCGCCGAGGAAGTGCGCTCGCCCGCGCGCGCACTACCCTTCGGCACCATGGCCGGCATCATCACCCTGCTCATCGCCGCAACGCTGACGTGGTACGTCTGCGCCGGCCTGATGCCGTGGGAATATCTGGGCCAGGCTGGCGTGCCGCTGTTTGATGCAGGCCGCCTCTCGGGCTCGACCTTCCTGCTCGTCCTGCTCGGCATCGGCACGTTGTTCTCGACGCTGGCTTCGGCCAACGGCTGCATCAACGACGCCTCGCGCGCCTGGTTCGCCATGGGCCGCGACCACTACCTGCCGGCCTGGTTCGGCGCGGTGCATCCCAAGTATCGCACGCCGTACCGCTCGATCATCTTCCTCGTCCCCATCGCGCTCGTCTTCGCGCTGGGTGCGCCGCTGGACCAGGTGATCACCTTCTCGATCCTCTCGGGCCTGCTGGAATATACCTTCATGCCCATCAACGTGATCCTGTTCCGGAGGAAGTGGCCGCTCGACACCATCAAGCGCGGTTACGAACACCCCTTCCACCCGGTCCCGGCTCTGGTTCTGCTCACGCTCTGCGCGGTGACTTACTTCGCCGTGTTCCTGGGCTACGGCACGCAGCTCATTGCCATGGTGGGTTTCTACATCGTGGTGTCGCTGTGGTTCCACTTCTGGCGCTACCGCTTCGTGAAGCGCGGCGACCAGTTCACCATGCCGTGGCCGCGCCCCAGGGGCTACTGA
- a CDS encoding BMP family ABC transporter substrate-binding protein encodes MIKKLLGAAALTAMMAVSAFAADDKPAIVFDIGGKFDKSFNESMFNGSEKFKTETGVAYGEFEIANEAQREQAIRNFADQGYSPIIAAGFAQAAALEKVAKEYPDLKFAIVDMVVDLPNVQSIVFKEHEGSYLVGIMAAMASKSGKVGFVGGMDIPLIRKFGCGYVQGVKAAKADATVFQNMTGDTGAAWNDPVKGGEITKSQMSQGADVIYAAAGATGLGVLQAAADGGALSIGVDANQNYLHPGKVLTSMLKRVDVAVYNVMKSGKDGSFKGGVQALGLAEDGVGYAMDDNNKPLVTPEMQAAVEKAKADIISGAVKVHDYTEDNKCPVE; translated from the coding sequence ATGATCAAGAAACTGCTCGGCGCCGCGGCATTGACCGCCATGATGGCCGTCTCGGCCTTCGCCGCCGACGACAAGCCCGCCATCGTCTTCGATATCGGCGGCAAGTTCGACAAGTCGTTCAACGAGTCGATGTTCAACGGTTCCGAAAAGTTCAAGACGGAAACCGGCGTGGCCTATGGCGAATTCGAAATCGCCAACGAAGCCCAGCGCGAACAGGCCATCCGCAATTTCGCCGACCAGGGCTATTCGCCCATCATCGCCGCAGGTTTTGCCCAGGCTGCCGCCCTTGAAAAGGTCGCCAAGGAATATCCCGATCTCAAGTTCGCCATCGTCGACATGGTGGTGGACCTGCCCAACGTGCAGTCGATCGTGTTCAAGGAGCATGAAGGCTCCTATCTCGTCGGCATCATGGCGGCCATGGCGTCGAAGTCCGGCAAGGTGGGCTTCGTGGGCGGCATGGACATTCCGCTCATCCGCAAGTTCGGCTGCGGCTATGTGCAGGGCGTGAAGGCTGCCAAGGCCGATGCGACCGTCTTCCAGAACATGACGGGCGACACGGGTGCAGCCTGGAACGATCCGGTGAAGGGTGGCGAAATCACCAAGAGCCAGATGAGCCAAGGCGCGGACGTGATCTACGCCGCTGCCGGTGCCACGGGTCTCGGCGTGCTGCAGGCCGCTGCTGACGGCGGCGCGCTGTCGATCGGCGTCGACGCCAACCAGAACTACCTGCATCCCGGCAAGGTGCTCACCTCCATGCTGAAGCGCGTGGATGTGGCCGTGTACAATGTCATGAAATCCGGCAAGGACGGCAGCTTCAAGGGTGGCGTGCAGGCGCTGGGCCTCGCCGAGGATGGCGTCGGCTACGCCATGGACGACAACAACAAGCCGCTGGTGACGCCGGAAATGCAGGCCGCGGTGGAAAAGGCCAAGGCCGACATCATCTCGGGCGCCGTGAAGGTTCACGACTACACCGAAGACAACAAGTGCCCGGTTGAGTAA
- a CDS encoding ABC transporter ATP-binding protein: MTPSTTPAIELIGIDKRFGPVHANKDVTLTIRQGSIHGIIGENGAGKSTLMSILFGFYQADKGEIRVKGQPLKIRSSSDAIAHGIGMVHQHFMLVDTFTVLENVVLGAEGGALIGPALAKARETLTHLSQDYEMDVDPDAIVGELPVGLQQRVEILKALFKGAETLILDEPTGVLTPDEADHLFRILGQLRDQGKTVILITHKLREIMAITDHVTVMRRGELVATFETKKTSVEELAEAMVGRRVLLHVDKSPAKPGVVVLDVKNVTWKDKKGIARVDNVSFNVRAGEIVGIAGVSGNGQSELLDVIAGITRPTSGEIIFEGKSIGQLADPRHLREEGLAHVPEDRQHRGLISSFDASESGILGWHYDESLGHGFRLDRDKVVARCTKEMAEFDVRPGNPLLKSSKFSGGNQQKIILAREIARDPDLLIVGQPTRGVDIGAIEFIHRRLIHLRDQGKAILLVSVELDEIRSLSDRIIVMFAGKVMGERGPEANERELGLLMAGVTKEAA, translated from the coding sequence ATGACACCATCCACGACCCCCGCCATCGAACTCATCGGCATCGACAAGCGCTTCGGGCCTGTGCATGCCAACAAGGATGTCACCCTGACCATACGGCAGGGCTCCATCCACGGCATCATCGGCGAGAACGGCGCGGGCAAATCCACGCTGATGTCGATCCTCTTCGGCTTCTACCAGGCCGACAAGGGCGAAATTCGCGTCAAGGGACAGCCGCTGAAGATCCGCTCCTCTTCGGATGCCATCGCCCACGGCATCGGCATGGTGCACCAGCACTTCATGCTGGTGGATACCTTCACCGTTCTGGAAAACGTAGTGCTCGGCGCGGAGGGCGGCGCGCTGATCGGCCCTGCCCTGGCCAAGGCGCGCGAAACCCTCACCCACCTCTCGCAGGACTACGAGATGGACGTCGATCCCGATGCCATCGTGGGCGAACTGCCCGTGGGCCTGCAGCAGCGCGTGGAAATCCTGAAAGCCCTGTTCAAGGGTGCCGAGACCCTGATCCTCGACGAACCCACGGGAGTGCTGACGCCCGATGAGGCCGATCATCTCTTCCGCATCCTGGGGCAGCTGCGCGACCAGGGAAAAACCGTGATCCTCATCACCCACAAGCTGCGCGAGATCATGGCGATCACCGACCACGTGACGGTGATGCGCCGCGGCGAGCTGGTGGCGACCTTCGAGACGAAGAAGACCAGCGTGGAAGAACTCGCCGAAGCCATGGTAGGCCGCCGCGTGCTGCTGCACGTGGACAAGTCGCCCGCCAAGCCCGGCGTGGTCGTGCTCGACGTGAAGAACGTCACATGGAAAGACAAGAAGGGCATCGCCCGCGTCGACAACGTTTCGTTCAACGTGCGCGCCGGCGAAATCGTCGGCATCGCAGGCGTGTCGGGCAACGGGCAATCGGAATTGCTCGATGTGATCGCCGGCATCACGCGGCCCACGTCCGGTGAAATCATCTTCGAGGGCAAGTCCATCGGCCAGCTCGCCGACCCGCGCCATCTTCGCGAGGAAGGCCTCGCCCACGTGCCGGAGGACCGCCAGCACCGCGGCCTCATCTCGTCCTTTGACGCAAGCGAGTCCGGCATCCTCGGCTGGCATTATGACGAGAGCCTCGGCCACGGCTTCCGCCTCGACCGCGACAAGGTGGTGGCGCGCTGCACCAAGGAAATGGCGGAGTTCGACGTGCGTCCCGGCAATCCGCTGCTGAAGAGTTCCAAGTTTTCCGGCGGCAACCAGCAGAAGATCATCCTCGCCCGCGAAATCGCCCGCGACCCCGACCTGCTGATCGTCGGCCAGCCCACGCGCGGTGTCGACATCGGCGCCATCGAATTCATCCACCGCCGCCTCATCCATCTGCGCGACCAGGGCAAGGCGATCCTTCTCGTGTCGGTGGAACTGGACGAAATCCGCTCGCTCTCCGACCGCATCATCGTGATGTTCGCCGGCAAGGTGATGGGCGAGCGCGGCCCCGAAGCCAACGAACGCGAACTCGGCCTGCTCATGGCCGGTGTCACCAAGGAGGCCGCGTGA
- a CDS encoding Hsp20 family protein has product MTRVSLFSSPLLLGFEEVERLLDRAAKIPGDGYPPYNIERITSGSNGSAREALRITVAVAGFTAEDLEVTLEDRQLQIKGRQKEDEQKDYLHRGIAARQFARSFVLADGMEVGTVQLRNGLLTIEVHRIEPERLVRRIMIKDLN; this is encoded by the coding sequence ATGACGCGTGTATCTCTTTTTTCGTCTCCGCTCCTCCTCGGTTTTGAGGAGGTGGAACGACTCCTCGACCGGGCTGCGAAAATCCCCGGCGATGGCTATCCTCCCTACAACATCGAGCGCATCACATCAGGAAGCAACGGATCGGCCCGTGAGGCGTTACGTATCACGGTAGCCGTTGCTGGCTTCACGGCGGAGGACCTGGAGGTCACGCTCGAAGACCGGCAATTGCAGATCAAGGGCCGCCAGAAGGAGGACGAGCAGAAGGACTACCTGCACCGTGGCATCGCCGCCCGGCAATTCGCCCGCAGTTTCGTGCTGGCGGATGGCATGGAGGTCGGCACGGTACAGTTGCGCAACGGTTTGTTGACAATTGAGGTGCACCGTATCGAACCGGAGCGGTTGGTCCGGCGTATCATGATCAAGGATTTGAACTGA